In the Arachis ipaensis cultivar K30076 chromosome B10, Araip1.1, whole genome shotgun sequence genome, one interval contains:
- the LOC107623695 gene encoding stromal cell-derived factor 2-like protein, protein MALGFFGLALFLFLTLDYDVGASPSASASASAASSEGVEVHITYGSVIKLMHEKTKFRLHSHDVPYGSGSGQQSVTGFPNVDDSNSYWIVRPEPGTSAKQGDTIKSGTIIRLQHMRTRKWLHSHLHASPISGNLEVSCFGGESESDTGDYWRLFIEGSGKTWKQDQRIRLQHVDTGGYLHSHDKKYSRIAGGQQEVCGLREKRADNVWLAAEGVYLPVTESK, encoded by the exons atggcTTTGGGATTCTTCGGCCTCGCTCTCTTCCTCTTCCTTACCCTCGATTATGACGTCGGTGCTTCTCCATCCGCTTCCGCTTCCGCCTCTGCTGCCTCCTCGGAAGGCGTCGAG GTGCACATCACTTATGGATCGGTTATAAAGCTTATGCACGAGAAGACCAAGTTTCGTTTGCATTCCCATGATGTTCCGTATGGTTCTGGCAGTGGACAACAATCGGTTACTGGTTTTCCCAATGTTGATGATTCCAATAGTTACTGG ATTGTTAGACCTGAGCCAGGAACTTCTGCTAAACAAGGTGACACCATTAAAAGTGGTACAATCATTAGATTGCAGCACATGAGGACCAGGAAGTGGCTGCACAGCCATTTGCATGCTTCCCCAATATCAGGCAATCTCGAG GTGAGTTGCTTTGGAGGAGAGTCTGAGTCTGACACTGGGGACTATTGGAG GCTTTTTATAGAAGGAAGTGGGAAGACATGGAAACAAGATCAGAGGATCAGGCTTCAGCATGTGGACACCGGAGGCTATCTACATAGTCATGATAAGAAATACTCTCGGATTGCTGGAGGGCAGCAAGAG GTTTGTGGTTTACGTGAAAAACGTGCGGACAATGTCTGGTTGGCAGCTGAAGGCGTCTACCTTCCTGTTACTGAAAGCAAATGA